Genomic segment of Streptomyces sp. NBC_01210:
CCGCAGGGCAGGACGAGGACGACGTCCGGTCGTGCGGCGCGTACGGCGTACCACTCCATCGGCTTGGTGTGCTCGCCCGGCGACGCCAGCAGCGGCTCCCCTCCGGCGCAGGCAATCTGCTCGGGAACCCAGTGCCCGGCAGGCCAGAGCGGATCGAGCCATTCGATGGCCACCACACGGGGCCGCGGCAGCTGGGCGGTCAGCCGTTCCACCGCCGCCAGCCGCTCGCGCAGCTCCGATCGCCGCCGCTCGGCACGCTCGCGTACGCCCAGCAACTCCCCCACCCGGACCAGACAGTCGAGCACGTCGTCCAGGGTCCGGGGCTCCAGACTCAGCACCCTGGGCCCGCCGTCCAGCACCCGCACCGCCCGGGACACCCCGCTGTACGACACCGCGCACACGTCACACAGGTCCTGAGTGAGGACCACCTCGGGGGCAAGAGCGGCAAGTGCTTCGGTGTCCAAGGTGTAGAGCGAGGATCCCGAATGCGCCGCTCCGCCCACCGCGTCGGAGATTTCGCGGCTGCTGAGCGCATCAGCGGAGAACTCCGCGGCAGTGACAACCGGTACGGACTCCATCGCCGCGGGCGGCCAGTCGCACTCGTGCGTCCGGCCCACCAGGTCATCGATCAGGCCCAGTTCGGCCACGATGTCGGTGGCGGCGGGAAGCAGCGAGACAATGCGCATTCTCCGACCCTAGGGCTTCTCCTTCGGCTCACCGTGCCGACCACAGGAAGAACGGCGAGTACTGGTACTCGTACACCGTGCACGACGACCGCGACCTGCTGTGCACCGTCGAAGTTCCCGGTTGGTGACGCCCGGCGCCCCGCCGGTGACTCCGACTCACTCCCTGTCCACCTCCGCCGGCGAAACCCGCAACTCCTCCTGCAGCTCCGGGTGTTCCGCCGCTCGCTCCACGGCCAGTGCCACACGGAACTCCCGTCGGGCCCGTGCCCGCGCTCCTGCCGCCGCGTACGACTGGCCCAGGCGGCGCCGGATCGCCATCTCGAGTCGCGTGCGGTGCGGCTCCGAACGCCGCGAGATGCCTGCGTGCAGCGCCAACGCCTGGCGATGGCGGCGTTCCGCCTCCGCGAAGTCCTCAGCGACCGACCCCAGCCGTATCAACGTCAACGCCAGCAGCAGCGGGTCGCCGGCCTCCCGCAGTAATACCTCACCGCGCAGCAGCACCGACCGCGCCTCTGCCCGTTCGCCGATTGCCGCATGCCCGTCCGCAAGGGGGACCAGGCGCCGGCTGACCGGTATCGGGCGGCCGTTGCGCTCTGCCGCGGCGACCACCTCACGCGCGTCGGCGAACGATGTGTGCACCTCACCCTGCATGAACCGGCTCATCGACCGCAGCGCCAACACCAGCGAGCCTCCCCACTGGTCGTCGGCCCGTTCCAGGACCGGCAGCACCTCGTCCATGGTGGCCGCCACCGTGTCGTACCGCCCCTGCAAGTGGTCCTGGATGGCCAGACCGGTCAGAGGCAGCGCCGCCACCCGTAGGGCTGCCGCAGGACGTCACCTTCGAACTCGCCGAAGGTCAAGGAACCCGCCACGTGCCCGCCACTGCACGCGCCGAAGCGCGGCTGTCCGCCCAACCCCCCGCTCCCGCCCAGCCGCCGCGCCTCCCCCCAACTCGGCCCAACCGCAAGCGGTGATTCAACCGCGCACAACCCCCCATGACTGCCATGGCAGGTAGTCCGACAGCTGCTCCTACTCCCCCACCACCGTGGAGAGTCGTGTCGGATGCCCGGGTGGGTCAGCGGGGCGAGCAGTGCGAGTTTGCTGAGCCGGTGATGCGGCTCCCGTCGGGCGCGGCCCAAGTACTCCTCGCCGCCGGCGGGGTGGTGACATGCTGTGCCGTTTGGTGGCACGCTCGAATGCCGACTTGCAGCGCGTGATCGACCGGATGGTGGGATTCGATGGCATCGTGCAGGCCTCGACAGCGATCACGTCGGAGAATCCGGTGCGCTCCGGATCACTCCGCTGGTGCGCCAGGCCTCGCGGCAGGCGCCGTATGGACCGCTGACCGCTGGAGGACCGGCCTTGAGGGAGGGACCGAGAAGTGAGCTTCTGGGAGTACCTGGGCACCCGCTACCAGCAGTTGCTGGTGGACGCCTATCAGCACGCCAGCGCCGTCTTCCAGTGCATGGTCGTCGCCACGGTGCTCGGGGTCTTGACCGGCGTCCTCACCTACCGCACCGAGTGGGCGGGAAACCTCGCGATCACCACGACCGCAAGCATCCTCACCGTCCCCTCCCTGGCTCTCCTCGGCCTGCTCGTCCCGGTCGTCGGCCTCGGCGTCGCGCCGACCGTCATCGCGCTGACGCTGTACGGACTGCTGCCCGTGGTCCGTAACGCGGTCGTCGGGTTGCGCGGAGTCGACCCGGCCCTCGTCGAGGCCGCCAAGGGCATGGGGATGTCACGGTTCGCCCAGCTGCTCAGGGTCGAACTGCCCCTCGCCTGGCCGCCGATCCTCACCGGTGTCCGGGTGTCGACCCAGATGCTGATGGGCATCGCGGCGATCGCGGCCTTCGCCTCGGGGCCCGGGCTCGGCAACCAGATCTTCCGCGGGATCTCCAGCCTGGGCAGTGCGAACGCGCTCAACGACGTGCTGTCGGGGACGCTCGGAATCGTCGTCCTGGCCCTGCTGTTCGACGCCGGGTATGTGCTGATCGGACGGCTCACCATCTCACGGGGGATACGTGGCTGACTCTGCCGAAATCGTCGAACCGACCTCCCCGACGTCAGGCGCCGCAGGCCCCGGCGGATCCGCCCGATCCGCCGGGCCCGACCGGCCGGCCGCCGCCGGCGCGAGTATCCGGCTGGACAACCTCACCAAGCGCTATCCGGACAGCCAAGCCCCGGCCGTGGAGGACGTGACCCTGGACGTCGCGGCCGGCGAAACCGTGATCCTTGTGGGGCCCTCTGGCTGCGGCAAGAGCACCACCCTCAAGATGATCAACCGGCTGATCGAGCCGACGTCGGGGCGGATCACCATCGGCGGCGAGGACGTCACCGGCATCAACCCCGTGGCGCTCCGCCGCACCATCGGCTACGCCATCCAGGCCACGGGCCTCTTCCCGCACATGACCGTCGCCGAGAACATCGCGCTCGTACCGAAGATGGCCGGCTGGCCCCGCGCGAAGGTGCGGGACCGGGTCGAGGAGATGCTCGAACTGGTCGGGCTGGATTCCGGGGAGTTCCGCGGCCGCTATCCGCGCCGGCTCTCCGGCGGCCAGCAGCAGCGGGTCGGGGTGGCGCGGGCGCTGGCCGCCGACCCGCCCGTGCTGCTGATGGACGAGCCGTTCGGGGCCGTCGACCCCATCACCCGCGAGCGCCTGCAGGACCAACTCATCAGGTTGCAGCGCGAGTTGCGCAAGACGATCGTCTTCGTCACGCACGACTTCGACGAGGCCATCAAGGTCGGCGACCGGATCGCGGTGCTGCGCGACCGGTCGCAGATCGTCCAGTTCGACACTCCGGAAGCGATCCTGGCCAGTCCGGCGGACGACTTCGTCGCCGGTTTCGTGGGCGCGGGAGCCGGGCTGAAGCGGCTGCACCTCAAGCGCGTACGGGAGGTGGAGCTCGCCGACGTCCCGACCGCCACCGTCGACGACCCGCTCGAGACCGTCCTGGAGCTGCTGTACGCGGGCTCCGCCTCGGCCGACCACCTGCTGCTACTGGACCGGGAGCGGCGCCCGCACTCCTGGCTGCGACGCGAGGACCTGACGCGCGCCCGGAGTGCGCAACCCGCCGGAGAGCCGCTGCCGTTGTCGGCGGGCACCCCCGTACGGAGCCGGATCGGGGTGGACATGACGCTGCGGGACGCGCTGGAGGCGCTGCTGGCCGACGGTGCGGGCCGCGTCGCGGTCACGGGACGGGACGGCGCGTACGCCGGCGTGGTGGACATGCCGACACTGCTGAACGCAATGCACAGGGCGCCGGACGAGCGGGGAGCCGAGGAGGCTCGGCCGACCGGCCGGGGTGAGCCCGCGTGAGCCGGAGCGAGGTCGATGTCGGGGCCGGTGGTGGAGCCGCTCCCGAGGCCGGTTACGGGTTCCCGGCCCCGGGGCCGGCTCCAGGGCCAGGGCATGACGAGCCCGTGACCCGGCTCGCCGCACTGGACCGGGTCCCGCCCCGTATCACCTGGCAGAAGCTGGTGACGCTGCCGGCCTTCGTCCTGGTCGTCCTCGGCGCCACCGCGCTGTATCTCCGCACCACCGAGCTGGACTCGATCGCCAGGAACGCCCTCGCAGACGGCGCCGTGCGCACCGCACTCCTCCAGCAGACCGAACTCGTCGCGATCTCCACCTTCTTCGTGCTCATCATCGCGATCCCGCTGGGCATCGCGCTGACGCGCGGGGTCCTGCGCCGGGCCGCACCGCTGTTCGTCGCGGTGGCCAACATCGGCCAGGCGACCCCGGCCCTGGGCCTGCTGGCGCTGCTGGTGATCTGGCTCGGCATCGGCCAACGAGCCGCCCTGGTCGGCATCGTGGCATTCGCGGTGCTGCCGGTGCTGAGCAACACCGTGGCCGGCCTGAGGGCCATCGACCCGGCACTCGTGGAGGCGGCGCGCGGCATCGGGATGTCGCCGCTGCTGGTGCTGTTCCGGGTCGAACTGCCCCTGGCCGTACCGCTGATCCTGGCGGGCGTACGGACCGCGCTCGTGCTGAACGTCGGCACCGCGACGCTGGCCACCTTCGGCGGCGGAGGAGGACTCGGGGACCTGATCTCCTCCGGCATCACCAACCAGCGCATGCCGGTGCTGGTGCTCGGCTCCGTACTGACGGTCGCCATGGCGCTGATCGTGGACTGGCTGGGGATGCTCGTCGAGTTGCTGCTGCGCCCACGCGGCCTGGAGGTGGACTGATGCGCCTGACCCGGGTAAGGACGGCCGTCGCGGGCGCGGGCGCCCTGCTGCTCGCCGCCGCAGGGCTGAGCGGCTGCGGACTGACCAGCGGCAGCCCGCTGGCCGACTCGGTGCAGCCCGGCTCCATCGGGAAGGGGCGACCGCTGGAGGGCGCCCAACTGACCGTGACCTCCAAGGAGTTCACCGAGCAGATCATCCTGGGCCAGATCATGGGGCTGGTATTCAAAGCGGCCGGCGCGGAAGTCCTGGACCGGACGAACATCCAGGGCTCGATCGGTGCCCGCGAGGCGGTCAAGTCCGGTGCGGCGGACGGGATGTACGAGTACACGGGCACGGCCTGGATCACCTACCTCGGTCACACCAAGCCGGTCGTCGACCCGTACGAGCAGTGGGAGGCAGTACGCGACGAGGACCGCCGCAACGGCATCGCCTGGCTGCCCGCCGCCCCGCTCAACAACACCTACGCGCTGGTCGCGAACCGGGCGAATGCGCAGAAGTACCGGCTGCGCACTCTCTCCGACGTGGCACGTCTGACGAAGGAGGACCCGGGCGCGGCGACGATCTGCGGCGGAAGCGAGTTCTCGGTGCGCGAGGACGGCCTGCCGGGCGTGGCGAGGACGTACGGATTCGCCCTCCGGCGCGGGAACTTCAAAAAGATGGACGACGGCGTCGTCTACACCCAGGTCGCCAAGGGCGCGGCCTGCACCCTCGGCGTGGCGGCCACCACCGACGGCCGCATTCCGGAACTCGAGCTGAAGGTGCTGGAG
This window contains:
- a CDS encoding ABC transporter substrate-binding protein, which translates into the protein MRIVSLLPAATDIVAELGLIDDLVGRTHECDWPPAAMESVPVVTAAEFSADALSSREISDAVGGAAHSGSSLYTLDTEALAALAPEVVLTQDLCDVCAVSYSGVSRAVRVLDGGPRVLSLEPRTLDDVLDCLVRVGELLGVRERAERRRSELRERLAAVERLTAQLPRPRVVAIEWLDPLWPAGHWVPEQIACAGGEPLLASPGEHTKPMEWYAVRAARPDVVLVLPCGFAPERTLRGGTSYPPCATAKCGSSMARRTSTGRGPEWSAVRKSWPMSCTPCGRESP
- a CDS encoding ABC transporter permease → MSFWEYLGTRYQQLLVDAYQHASAVFQCMVVATVLGVLTGVLTYRTEWAGNLAITTTASILTVPSLALLGLLVPVVGLGVAPTVIALTLYGLLPVVRNAVVGLRGVDPALVEAAKGMGMSRFAQLLRVELPLAWPPILTGVRVSTQMLMGIAAIAAFASGPGLGNQIFRGISSLGSANALNDVLSGTLGIVVLALLFDAGYVLIGRLTISRGIRG
- a CDS encoding ABC transporter ATP-binding protein, translated to MADSAEIVEPTSPTSGAAGPGGSARSAGPDRPAAAGASIRLDNLTKRYPDSQAPAVEDVTLDVAAGETVILVGPSGCGKSTTLKMINRLIEPTSGRITIGGEDVTGINPVALRRTIGYAIQATGLFPHMTVAENIALVPKMAGWPRAKVRDRVEEMLELVGLDSGEFRGRYPRRLSGGQQQRVGVARALAADPPVLLMDEPFGAVDPITRERLQDQLIRLQRELRKTIVFVTHDFDEAIKVGDRIAVLRDRSQIVQFDTPEAILASPADDFVAGFVGAGAGLKRLHLKRVREVELADVPTATVDDPLETVLELLYAGSASADHLLLLDRERRPHSWLRREDLTRARSAQPAGEPLPLSAGTPVRSRIGVDMTLRDALEALLADGAGRVAVTGRDGAYAGVVDMPTLLNAMHRAPDERGAEEARPTGRGEPA
- a CDS encoding ABC transporter permease; the protein is MSRSEVDVGAGGGAAPEAGYGFPAPGPAPGPGHDEPVTRLAALDRVPPRITWQKLVTLPAFVLVVLGATALYLRTTELDSIARNALADGAVRTALLQQTELVAISTFFVLIIAIPLGIALTRGVLRRAAPLFVAVANIGQATPALGLLALLVIWLGIGQRAALVGIVAFAVLPVLSNTVAGLRAIDPALVEAARGIGMSPLLVLFRVELPLAVPLILAGVRTALVLNVGTATLATFGGGGGLGDLISSGITNQRMPVLVLGSVLTVAMALIVDWLGMLVELLLRPRGLEVD
- a CDS encoding glycine betaine ABC transporter substrate-binding protein, with amino-acid sequence MRLTRVRTAVAGAGALLLAAAGLSGCGLTSGSPLADSVQPGSIGKGRPLEGAQLTVTSKEFTEQIILGQIMGLVFKAAGAEVLDRTNIQGSIGAREAVKSGAADGMYEYTGTAWITYLGHTKPVVDPYEQWEAVRDEDRRNGIAWLPAAPLNNTYALVANRANAQKYRLRTLSDVARLTKEDPGAATICGGSEFSVREDGLPGVARTYGFALRRGNFKKMDDGVVYTQVAKGAACTLGVAATTDGRIPELELKVLEDDRHFFPNYNAAPEMNSATMRKYPAIADVLAPITKRLTGAEAQRLNARVDVDGEDPHEVAKGWLVREGFIREG